The Neofelis nebulosa isolate mNeoNeb1 chromosome 16, mNeoNeb1.pri, whole genome shotgun sequence genome includes a window with the following:
- the OVCA2 gene encoding esterase OVCA2, which translates to MARLRGGASIWSRPLHIRLPLGESLLPAPGGLPGKMAARRPLRVLGLAGFRQSERAFREKTGALRKALRGRAELVCLSGPHLVANAAGPESVGPASGETALPEPCLPEEQPRGWWFSEQEADVFNALSHPTVCRGLEEALGTVAQALKKLGPFDGLLGFSQGAALAALVCALGQAGDPRFPLPRFIILVSGFCPRGLGLKEPILQGPLSLPSLHVFGDTDCVIPPQESMQLASRFTGAINLTHSGGHFIPAAAAQRQVYLKFLDQFAE; encoded by the exons ATGGCCCGCCTTCGGGGTGGTGCCAGCATTTGGTCCCGCCCCTTGCATATTCGACTTCCGCTCGGGGAAAGTCTGCTTCCGGCCCCTGGCGGGTTGCCCGGCAAGATGGCGGCGCGGCGGCCGCTGCGGGTGTTGGGGCTGGCGGGCTTCCGACAGAGCGAGCGGGCCTTCCGCGAGAAGACGGGAGCCCTGAGGAAGGCGCTGCGGGGCCGCGCCGAGCTCGTGTGCCTCAGCGGCCCGCACCTGGTCGCGAATGCCGCGGGCCCCGAGAGCGTCGGGCCAGCCTCCGGCGAGACGGCCCTGCCCG AGCCCTGCCTTCCGGAGGAGCAGCCTCGAGGCTGGTGGTTTTCAGAACAGGAAGCAGACGTTTTCAACGCCCTGAGCCATCCCACAGTGTGCAGAGGTCTGGAGGAAGCCTTGGGAACCGTGGCACAGGCACTGAAGAAACTGGGGCCTTTTGATGGGCTCCTTGGTTTCAGCCAGGGGGCCGCGCTAGCAGCCCTTGTGTGCGCCCTTGGCCAAGCGGGAGATCCTCGCTTTCCCTTGCCAAGGTTTATCATCCTGGTGTCTGGTTTCTGTCCCCGGGGCCTTGGACTCAAAGAACCCATCCTGCAGGGCCCCTTGTCGCTGCCTTCCCTCCATGTTTTTGGGGACACTGACTGTGTCATCCCCCCTCAGGAAAGTATGCAACTGGCTAGCCGATTCACTGGAGCCATCAACCTCACCCACTCTGGTGGCCATTTCATTCCAGCAGCTGCAGCCCAGCGCCAGGTCTACCTCAAGTTCTTGGACCAGTTTGCAGAGTGA
- the DPH1 gene encoding 2-(3-amino-3-carboxypropyl)histidine synthase subunit 1 isoform X1: MAALVESVAAEPGGRSGPGRGRAPRGRLANQIPPEILNNPHLQAAIQVLPSNYNFEIPKTIWRIQQAQAKKVALQMPEGLLLFACTIVDILERFTEAEAMVMGDVTYGACCVDDFTARALGADFLVHYGHSCLVPMDTSVQDFRVLYVFVDIRIDTTHLLDSIRLTFPPASSLALVSTIQFVSTLQAAAQELKAEYCVSVPQCKPLSPGEILGCTSSHLPKEVEAVVYLGDGRFHLESVMIANPSVPAYRYDPYSKVLSREHYDHQRMQANRQEAITTARSAKSWGLILGTLGRQGSPKILEHLESRLQALGLPFMRLLLSEIFPSKLSLFPEVDVWVQVACPRLSIDWGTAFPKPLLTPYEAVVALRDISWQQPYPMDFYAGSSLGPWTVNHGRNRPPQALGRPSLAKMQMQEEPTRPTPAAACDDCSCREEKGAPLIP; the protein is encoded by the exons ATGGCGGCGCTGGTGGAGTCGGTGGCTGCAGAGCCCGGCGGCCGAAGCGGCCCTGGCAGAG GTCGAGCCCCTCGGGGACGCTTGGCCAATCAGATCCCCCCTGAAATCCTGAACAACCCCCACCTGCAGGCAGCCATTCAAGTCTTGCCTTCCAACTATAACTTTGAGATTCCCAAGACCATCTGGAGGATTCAACAGGCTCAGGCCAAGAAGG TGGCCTTGCAAATGCCTGAAGGCCTTCTCCTTTTTGCCTGCACCATTGTGGATATCTTGGAAAG gTTCACAGAGGCCGAAGCGATGGTGATGGGTGATGTGACGTATGGGGCCTGCTGTGTGGATGACTTTACTGCAAGGGCCCTGGGAGCTGACTTCCTGGTGCACTATGGCCACAGCTGCCTGG TTCCCATGGACACCTCGGTCCAAGACTTCCGGGTGCTGTACGTCTTTGTGGACATCCGGATAGATACTACCCACCTCCTGGATTCTATCCGCCTCACCTTCCCCCCAGCCAGTTCCCTTGCCTTGGTCAGCACCATTCAGTTTGTGTCAACCTTGCAG GCAGCTGCCCAGGAGCTGAAAGCTGAGTATTGTGTGAGTGTCCCACAGTGCAAGCCCCTATCTCCTGGGGAGATTCTGGGCTGTACGTCCTCCCACCTGCCCAAAGAGGTGGAGGCTGTTGT ATATCTTGGAGATGGCCGCTTCCATCTGGAGTCTGTCATGATTGCTAACCCTAGTGTCCCCGCTTACCG ATATGACCCATACAGCAAAGTCTTATCCAGAGAGCACTATGACCACCAGCGCATGCAGGCCAACCGCCAAGAAGCCATAACCACAGCCCGCTCAGCTAAATCCTGGGGCCTTATCCTGGGCACTTTGGGCCGCCAGGGCAGCCCTAAGATTCTGGAG CACCTGGAATCTCGGCTCCAAGCTTTGGGACTTCCGTTCATGAGGCTGCTGCTCTCTGAGATCTTCCCCAGCAAGCTTAGCCTGTTTCCTGAGGTGGATGT GTGGGTGCAGGTGGCATGTCCACGCCTTTCCATTGACTGGGGCACAGCCTTCCCCAAGCCGCTGCTGACACCCTATGAG GCAGTGGTGGCCCTGAGGGACATTTCCTGGCAGCAACCCTACCCCATGGACTTCTACGCCGGCAGTTCTTTGGGGCCGTGGACAGTGAACCACGGACGGAACCGCCCCCCCCAGGCCCTGGGCCGGCCATCGCTGGCGAAG ATGCAAATGCAGGAGGAGCCCACGCGCCCTACTCCAGCAGCGGCCTGCGACGATTGCAGctgcagagaagaaaagggagcGCCGCTCATTCCGTAG
- the DPH1 gene encoding 2-(3-amino-3-carboxypropyl)histidine synthase subunit 1 isoform X2 has protein sequence MPEGLLLFACTIVDILERFTEAEAMVMGDVTYGACCVDDFTARALGADFLVHYGHSCLVPMDTSVQDFRVLYVFVDIRIDTTHLLDSIRLTFPPASSLALVSTIQFVSTLQAAAQELKAEYCVSVPQCKPLSPGEILGCTSSHLPKEVEAVVYLGDGRFHLESVMIANPSVPAYRYDPYSKVLSREHYDHQRMQANRQEAITTARSAKSWGLILGTLGRQGSPKILEHLESRLQALGLPFMRLLLSEIFPSKLSLFPEVDVWVQVACPRLSIDWGTAFPKPLLTPYEAVVALRDISWQQPYPMDFYAGSSLGPWTVNHGRNRPPQALGRPSLAKMQMQEEPTRPTPAAACDDCSCREEKGAPLIP, from the exons ATGCCTGAAGGCCTTCTCCTTTTTGCCTGCACCATTGTGGATATCTTGGAAAG gTTCACAGAGGCCGAAGCGATGGTGATGGGTGATGTGACGTATGGGGCCTGCTGTGTGGATGACTTTACTGCAAGGGCCCTGGGAGCTGACTTCCTGGTGCACTATGGCCACAGCTGCCTGG TTCCCATGGACACCTCGGTCCAAGACTTCCGGGTGCTGTACGTCTTTGTGGACATCCGGATAGATACTACCCACCTCCTGGATTCTATCCGCCTCACCTTCCCCCCAGCCAGTTCCCTTGCCTTGGTCAGCACCATTCAGTTTGTGTCAACCTTGCAG GCAGCTGCCCAGGAGCTGAAAGCTGAGTATTGTGTGAGTGTCCCACAGTGCAAGCCCCTATCTCCTGGGGAGATTCTGGGCTGTACGTCCTCCCACCTGCCCAAAGAGGTGGAGGCTGTTGT ATATCTTGGAGATGGCCGCTTCCATCTGGAGTCTGTCATGATTGCTAACCCTAGTGTCCCCGCTTACCG ATATGACCCATACAGCAAAGTCTTATCCAGAGAGCACTATGACCACCAGCGCATGCAGGCCAACCGCCAAGAAGCCATAACCACAGCCCGCTCAGCTAAATCCTGGGGCCTTATCCTGGGCACTTTGGGCCGCCAGGGCAGCCCTAAGATTCTGGAG CACCTGGAATCTCGGCTCCAAGCTTTGGGACTTCCGTTCATGAGGCTGCTGCTCTCTGAGATCTTCCCCAGCAAGCTTAGCCTGTTTCCTGAGGTGGATGT GTGGGTGCAGGTGGCATGTCCACGCCTTTCCATTGACTGGGGCACAGCCTTCCCCAAGCCGCTGCTGACACCCTATGAG GCAGTGGTGGCCCTGAGGGACATTTCCTGGCAGCAACCCTACCCCATGGACTTCTACGCCGGCAGTTCTTTGGGGCCGTGGACAGTGAACCACGGACGGAACCGCCCCCCCCAGGCCCTGGGCCGGCCATCGCTGGCGAAG ATGCAAATGCAGGAGGAGCCCACGCGCCCTACTCCAGCAGCGGCCTGCGACGATTGCAGctgcagagaagaaaagggagcGCCGCTCATTCCGTAG